A single Leguminivora glycinivorella isolate SPB_JAAS2020 chromosome 25, LegGlyc_1.1, whole genome shotgun sequence DNA region contains:
- the LOC125239104 gene encoding uncharacterized protein LOC125239104, translating into MQTRRAAAAAAAAALQQEPEKCDKLQLTLLELKQSKEFSAQLLSEREDSEKELLLIIDKNDKLKKELCTLESDFNNVNSERARLQETVDRFMECNAAYEQALKDIDSLERALHDAHEHIYELREAQNQAAAAHTQTLFEELVRPASQLVTAAIENPSVTTDLTNDATTPRLVNCSGNKLKKYIKLNKLIKKNQKMSKINKLFFKKLRFCKVNISLVDKLDLYTAQLEHSRLQYETDTQALKLKIQSLEDSIKSLDVINESSKKVISEYSLAMDDLISQIKHNSERFESLTNAQACACKQVTGDLSTSALDPSLCDSLPQGQMNDNGPFHTSQQSTPKPNVVMYCDEIGSNMSSFLNFYLKGLSTINNCLPHSSFENIIKQILNDININSKTTLLIFMGNRGNVNKNNLVKYYEQLNSLAVHEIIFFTFPYCNQMSEAEKKKITLDIS; encoded by the coding sequence atgcaaacacgcagagcagctgccgccgctgcagcagcggctctccagcaggagcctgagaagtgtgataagctccaacttaccttgcTGGAATTAAAACAATCCAAGGAGTTTAGTGCTCAATTGCTCAGTGAAAGAGAAGACAGTGAGAAGGAGCTATTATTGATAATTGATAAAAACGATAAGTTAAAAAAGGAACTGTGTACACTAGAGAGtgattttaataatgtaaactcgGAGCGGGCCCGGCTTCAGGAGACGGTTGACAGGTTTATGGAGTGTAATGCTGCATATGAACAGGCCCTGAAAGACATCGACTCATTGGAGAGAGCACTGCACGACGCCCACGAACACATCTACGAGCTACGGGAGGCCCAAAACCAAGCAGCTGCGGCACACACTCAGACCTTGTTCGAGGAACTGGTCCGGCCTGCATCTCAGTTGGTTACCGCAGCAATTGAAAACCCTTCAGTAACTACAGACTTAACCAATGATGCCACTACACCAAGGTTAGTAAATTGCAGCGGAAACAAACTAAAgaagtatataaaattaaataaactgatcaaaaaaaatcaaaagatgtcaaaaattaataaattgttttttaaaaaattgaGATTTTGTAAAGTTAATATAAGTTTAGTAGATAAGTTAGATTTGTATACAGCTCAGTTAGAACACAGTAGATTACAGTATGAAACTGACACACAGGCATTAAAGTTAAAAATTCAAAGCCTAGAGGATTCAATAAAATCTTTAGATGTGATAAATGAgagttcaaaaaaagttattagtGAATATTCTTTAGCCATGGATGATTTAATATCCCAGATTAAGCATAATTCAGAGCGGTTTGAGTCGTTGACAAATGCCCAGGCATGTGCATGTAAGCAAGTGACTGGAGATTTGTCGACCAGTGCGCTTGACCCAAGCCTGTGTGACAGTTTACCGCAGGGGCAAATGAATGATAATGGCCCCTTCCACACTTCACAACAAAGCACACCTAAACCTAATGTTGTTATGTACTGTGATGAGATTGGGAGCAATATGagctcatttttaaatttttacttaaagggACTTAGTACAATCAATAACTGTCTGCCTCATAGCAGCtttgaaaatatcattaaacaaattttaaacgACATTAATATCAATAGTAAGACAACACTGCTTATCTTTATGGGGAATAGGggtaatgtaaacaaaaataatttagtaaaatattatgaacaattaaactcattggcagtgcatgaaattattttctttacattcCCCTATTGTAACCAGATGTCAGAGgcagaaaaaaagaaaataacactagacataagttga